One Bombus vancouverensis nearcticus chromosome 7, iyBomVanc1_principal, whole genome shotgun sequence DNA window includes the following coding sequences:
- the dpr12 gene encoding defective proboscis extension response 12 translates to MRDRLSWYMVFLILPTILLARSLDKDRRVPYSIPADWKALWFSNLDDLQRVNDANDNNTVSNVTVQLGGTAFLHCKVRNLADRTVSDAEISWIRRRDFHVLTSSTFTYTNDERFQVLHPEGSDDWTLQIKYVQDRDNGTYECQVARSTGILSHFVNLNIVIPEAFILGSGEHHVDVGSIINLVCIIEKSPTPPQYVFWYHNNRMINYDTTRGSSVTVQTDSSSTQSRLTIHHAVESDTGNYTCSASNTKPASIYVFVTEGDKMAAIQRRKTSAAEKNFCELLVLIVTIAIEVVLTR, encoded by the exons ATGCGGGACCGGCTATCGTGGTACATGGTCTTTTTGATCCTGCCGACAATTCTTCTGGCCAGGTCGCTCGATAAAG ATCGACGCGTTCCTTACAGCATACCGGCAGACTGGAAGGCGTTGTGGTTCAGTAACCTGGACGATCTGCAAAGAGTAAATGATGCGAACGATAACAACACCGTCTCGAACGTCACGGTGCAGTTGGGTGGAACCGCGTTTTTGCATTGCAAAGTTCGAAATTTGGCAGATAGAACGGTATCCGACGCTGAG ATATCCTGGATACGACGACGTGACTTCCACGTCCTGACCAGCTCCACGTTCACGTATACGAACGACGAGCGGTTTCAAGTTTTGCATCCCGAAGGCTCGGACGACTGGACTCTTCAGATCAAGTATGTTCAGGACAGAGACAATGGGACCTACGAGTGTCAG GTCGCGAGGAGTACAGGGATACTATCACACTTTGTCAATCTAAACATAGTTATACCAGAAGCATTTATATTAGGAAGCGGTGAACATCACGTGGACGTAGGATCCATTATAAACCTCGTATGCATAATAGAAAAG AGTCCAACACCGCCGCAATATGTTTTCTGGTATCACAATAATCGAATGATAAATTACGATACTACGCGAGGCAGCAGCGTAACCGTACAAACCGATTCCAGCTCGACTCAAAGTCGACTGACGATTCACCATGCGGTGGAATCGGACACAGGCAATTATACGTGCAGCGCCTCGAATACCAAGCCGGCATCCATCTATGTCTTTGTCACAGAAG GTGACAAAATGGCTGCGATACAGCGCCGCAAGACGTCGGCCGCCGAGAAAAATTTCTGTGAATTGCTAGTACTAATTGTCACCATTGCGATAGAGGTCGTTTTAACGCGATAA